The following are from one region of the Calditrichota bacterium genome:
- the lipA gene encoding lipoyl synthase, translating into MSRIRHETRRPQWLKVRLPSGEGFRAVRALVEKHRLHTVCQSARCPNIGECWAQRTATFMLMGDVCTRACRFCAVGHGTPLPLDGDEPHRVAEAVALLALDYAVITSVTRDDLPDGGASHFAATIRAVRARRPDCKVEVLIPDFAGSPEALNQVLAAAPHVLNHNIETVPRLYPVVRPQADYRRSVRLLAQAAQAGLVTKSGLMVGLGETSEEVLATMADLRGAGCSILTIGQYLQPTPQHLPVDRFVPPEEFEQLRATGLAMGFAHVEAGPLVRSSYHAAQQAEALS; encoded by the coding sequence ATGAGCCGCATTCGACACGAGACGAGGCGTCCCCAGTGGTTGAAGGTTAGGCTTCCCAGCGGGGAGGGGTTCCGCGCGGTGCGCGCCTTGGTGGAAAAGCATAGGCTGCACACCGTCTGCCAGAGCGCCCGTTGCCCCAACATTGGCGAGTGTTGGGCGCAGCGCACGGCCACCTTCATGCTTATGGGGGATGTGTGTACCCGCGCTTGCAGATTCTGCGCCGTGGGCCACGGGACGCCGCTCCCCTTGGATGGCGACGAACCGCACCGGGTAGCAGAGGCAGTGGCACTTCTTGCTCTGGACTATGCGGTTATCACCTCGGTCACTCGCGACGACTTGCCAGATGGAGGAGCGAGCCATTTTGCCGCCACCATCAGGGCGGTGCGCGCGCGACGACCCGATTGCAAGGTCGAGGTGCTCATCCCCGATTTCGCGGGTTCCCCAGAGGCGCTCAACCAGGTGCTTGCCGCCGCTCCACACGTGCTGAACCACAACATCGAGACGGTGCCTCGGCTCTATCCCGTGGTTCGTCCACAAGCGGACTATCGACGTTCCGTCCGCCTGCTGGCCCAGGCCGCCCAGGCAGGCCTCGTAACCAAGTCCGGCCTGATGGTGGGTCTTGGCGAGACCAGTGAGGAAGTGTTGGCAACCATGGCTGACCTCCGCGGGGCCGGCTGCAGCATCTTGACGATCGGCCAATACTTGCAGCCGACCCCTCAGCATCTGCCGGTGGACCGCTTTGTGCCGCCGGAGGAGTTCGAGCAGCTGCGCGCCACAGGACTGGCAATGGGGTTCGCCCATGTGGAAGCGGGCCCATTGGTGCGCAGTTCGTACCATGCCGCCCAGCAGGCGGAGGCGCTGTCGTGA
- a CDS encoding FAD-dependent thymidylate synthase has product MIHSVLDQGFVRLVDFMGGDQAVVRAARVSVGQESKGELKDRQLIDYLLSHRHETPFEHSVFTFHIKCPIFVARQWFRHRMASYNEISGRYTRLEHEFYVPERLRKERGPDYQFELLPEEDSELLRQEMVEHYRRSYELYQRLLAQGVAKEHARIVLPLALYTQFYWTVNARSLMNFLSLRAERHAQEEIRAYAEAIMQIFAEKMPWSCEAFRKYYLPSRQAAE; this is encoded by the coding sequence ATCATCCACTCGGTCCTGGATCAGGGGTTTGTCCGCCTGGTAGACTTTATGGGTGGGGACCAGGCGGTGGTGCGGGCAGCCCGTGTCTCGGTGGGGCAAGAGAGCAAAGGGGAGCTCAAGGACCGACAGCTCATTGACTACCTCCTCAGCCATCGTCACGAGACGCCGTTCGAGCACAGCGTTTTTACTTTCCACATCAAGTGCCCCATTTTCGTGGCCAGGCAATGGTTCCGCCACCGAATGGCCAGCTACAACGAGATCTCCGGCCGCTACACGCGGCTTGAGCATGAGTTTTACGTCCCCGAGCGGTTGCGCAAGGAGAGAGGCCCGGACTATCAATTCGAGCTCCTGCCTGAAGAGGACAGCGAATTGTTGCGACAGGAGATGGTGGAGCATTATCGGCGGAGCTATGAGCTTTACCAGAGGCTGCTCGCTCAGGGTGTAGCCAAGGAGCATGCTCGGATTGTCTTGCCCTTGGCTCTCTACACGCAGTTTTACTGGACGGTAAACGCCCGCTCCCTCATGAACTTTCTCAGCCTGCGGGCGGAGCGTCACGCTCAAGAGGAAATTCGCGCCTACGCGGAGGCCATCATGCAAATCTTTGCGGAGAAAATGCCATGGTCCTGCGAGGCGTTTCGCAAGTACTATCTTCCGTCCCGTCAGGCGGCGGAATAG
- a CDS encoding response regulator produces MEKLKVLCIDDQREVLAALRKDLEPLAAVCTIIECESAAEAEEVLAEMERRGDHLALIICDHIMPGKNGIDLLAELTQAGRFPNTKKLLLTGLATHEDTIYAINEAHIDRYVEKPWDASQLQQSVKILLTTYLVRSGLEYQPYLELLDKASEG; encoded by the coding sequence ATGGAGAAGCTAAAGGTGCTCTGCATAGACGATCAGCGTGAGGTGTTGGCTGCCTTGCGCAAGGACCTGGAGCCGCTTGCTGCGGTCTGTACCATCATCGAATGCGAATCAGCCGCTGAAGCCGAGGAGGTGTTGGCGGAGATGGAGCGCAGGGGGGACCACCTCGCACTGATCATCTGCGACCACATCATGCCCGGCAAGAATGGCATTGACCTGCTGGCAGAGTTGACGCAGGCCGGCCGTTTTCCCAACACGAAGAAGCTGCTCCTCACCGGGCTTGCCACGCACGAGGATACCATCTACGCCATCAACGAGGCGCACATCGACCGCTACGTGGAAAAGCCGTGGGACGCGAGCCAGTTGCAGCAATCGGTGAAGATCCTTCTCACCACCTACTTGGTGCGGTCGGGCCTGGAGTACCAGCCGTATCTTGAACTGCTGGACAAGGCGAGCGAGGGCTGA